The sequence CATAAGAGTGGCCTAGGGATGCAGAAGCTATTTCAGGGAAATACATGGAATTGTGGGTAGTAGCAGCAGGGGAAGTTGAGAAATGAGTACAATGAATATCAAACCCAAAATCCTCCCTTGCCTCAAAATCCTCCCTTTTGTTACCCTGGAGTCtcccaagctcctgcccccaacgCTGCTGACCAGATTTCATTCTTTAccagtgacttaaaaaaaaccccagaccCCTTGGTAAATAAAAATCTCTGTGCTGCTTTAGTTTGCAGTTTGTGCTATCAAATGTGGCTTCTCTGACGGTTAGATTTGGGGGCTGGCCTGTCTCTCCCACAGATGCATCCTGGGCCAGTCCATCCAAAGCAATCAATACTGCTGCAAACCTATTGCTGACAGGGTTGCTCAAATGCTTTTCCTCTCCCTTGTGTGACCTTCCCCAGCACAGATCTGGGTTGTCTCAGCATCCTGTCGAAAGGCTCCATTGCCTGGGCTGTGGTCCAGTGAGGAATAAGGGAAGAAGAGAGGGATCGAAGCAGAAGTTAGGAAAGGCAGCATGTACCTGAGGAAACCCTGCCTCCTGGGGAAGAAGAGAGGGATATGCTGATGAAAAATGACATGAAGAGAACAAAGGCCTACTGCCATTTTGTTTGCAAACAGCCGTGAGCAAggaggaaggggggcgggggcgggcagGTGGGAAGAGAACAGAATCTGCATAACTCTGGCTAATGCTCGTGTACTAAATCCCTGAAATAACTGCATCAATCTCTCCCTTTTGCTTGGTTGTGTCAGGACAGGCTGCACGTGTGTGCATGGCAACAGTCCCACATGTGGCTGGGAAAGCATCAATGCACATCTTAGATGAGATCTAAGGGCCTGCCTGCAGGATCGGAACTGGGGTTGTGCTCGGATGGGGTGAATTATTCTTGTCAGAATTGTTTAGAAGAGGTATGAGCTCAAATCTTTCTGCCTTGGGTGGGGTGGAGTTGGAATCTGGATCCCCCcagactttttttggggggagccCTTGACCTTCAATTAGCTGACCCCCAAATACATAATGTACAGTCCCAGGCCGCTCCAAGAGTAGATTTCCCTGACACTTCCTATTCAAGCTGCAGTCACAGGAAATGAGTCCAAGACAGCAAGATACACTTCAGTGGTCTCCCCTGTATATGCCTTTCCATTGAGACGCATATTCCAGCACTGATCAGAGACATGGGCAGCCTGTTggttttaaatctgctttttaTTGCTTAAAATAATTTGACTCTGTTGCAGAAATATACCGAGCTTTACATGCCTGCTGCACAGTTTGAAAATCCTATCACACAGGCTATGTGAGAGCCCTGGCCTTGAAGAGAGCTGTCTAAAGGAAACATTAACATGATTACAGGGGGCAACAGGTTCCTTTGCAGGGGGAAGCCAGCGAGGTGCTGATTAAAATAAAGATTCCCATCAAACTGGTTTATAATGAACCCAACTACACTGGGAGCTGGCATGCAGCCTTCCTGAGGAGTTAGTAGAAGAGCTGTGTGCAAAAGCCTTTAATCTTCCTGGCTGACGTGACTGATGGAGCATAAAGAAGTTTCAAAGGTTGGGTCAGCAAGTCCTGTGAATCCAGGCACGGCACTCGCAGCCTCTAGTAAAGTGCGGGGTAGAAAGAAGGGCTTGAAAAGAGAAAGATCCCAAATGTAAGGGAGCAGCACCTTGCCCCTGGAAAAGTCATAGTCAGATAGAAGCGTGTGTGTGTCGACCCAGTGATCAACAAAGGGCTCCAGTAACTGCTAAGGAATTGTGATTAAAGTCCCCTGCATTGTGCAGTCAGGTGCACAAACAGAGGTTGGGTGCCCAGTGACAGGTTTGCTCACACAACTACCCATTATGTGCTCACAAAACAGGTGTTTTCACATGCATACAGATGTGCCAGGAGATATGCAGATGCCATTAAGAAGCTCATAGAAAACATGCCCATGCAAAACCGGTACCCAGATCCCCTGCTGATGGGTGTGTCAGAAGGGGTAGGGATGGAAACCGCAGGACCAAGAAGCTGTTCTCATTGCAATACAGGGCATTTTGGCAGCAGTGACAGATTTTGGAAACAGCACATTTTGCTGATTCATGAGGGAGAGCACATCCATTTCTAGTTCCTCCTTTGCCTTTGTTGAGCCGTCAGCTGAGATTGTACAATCCGTTCTCTCGTAGGCAGCAAGAAGTGCTGCATCTAGCACTGGTTCTGTGCACCTCCCTAATCCTGATGCTGATGGTTCCCTTTGTGTGCTCATACGACACATAGTGAAGATTCCTGCATCTTGCATGCATGCTTGCTGACCTGCCTGATTGGGGGTGGGAACtggacagggagggttgggattACCTCACCAGAGAAATCCAGGCCTGGGATCCTGCCGGTGAATTTCACTGTTACTTCTACTTGCACTTGTGCACATAGTAACCTGTCACGTAGCCAATGACAAAAACCGTCCAAAAGAGGATGTTTCCTCCAATCACTTTAACTGCAATGCCGATTTTCCCAGTGCACAGCTTAGTGTAGATTCTGGGGAGATAAACATGGATAAAGAACAGCTGTAGTCAGTGGACATCCTGGCTGCATTAACACACTAAGCAGAGCTGACTCAGTTTGCTATTTGACTGGGAGACCTGCTGTCGAACTCCAGGTTGGTACCGGagtggtgctggtgattcagtaggtggcacccAGTCACTAGTGATCAGCTGCCCtcagaaaggaggggctgtgccATCTCTTGGATGAAATATAAAACCCAGGGTCTGACCGCTTGTGGAGATTCTAGATTGAAGATTCTACAGCATCTCTCCTCAGAGTCGAAATCTTAGCCCTAATGCAGGGCATATTCCACCTGGAGTAATTAAACTTTGTCCCCCTCAACCTTCCCTGAAGCTTCAGTTCAACACAACATTCTTCATTGCACCCCCTGAACTGTTGTGTAGCATTGCT comes from Trachemys scripta elegans isolate TJP31775 chromosome 19, CAS_Tse_1.0, whole genome shotgun sequence and encodes:
- the SMIM1 gene encoding small integral membrane protein 1: MQPQDAGVQYSRWNDSSRDEVSVNTSTAEVSGSKRIYTKLCTGKIGIAVKVIGGNILFWTVFVIGYVTGYYVHKCK